From the Musa acuminata AAA Group cultivar baxijiao chromosome BXJ1-2, Cavendish_Baxijiao_AAA, whole genome shotgun sequence genome, one window contains:
- the LOC135605988 gene encoding protein ESSENTIAL FOR POTEXVIRUS ACCUMULATION 1-like isoform X2, translated as MADLSNADGRRELTVDPSPHQTVKDMQGSDNSIPLSPQWLISKAVDKELGSHHDNRPDAVKALGAGEDLSNTGKRNDVFRPVLHNLEPGRRDRWHDEERETSSAIRRDRWREGDKEPGDSRRIERWSENTFRHSGETRRIPSERWNDSGNKESDQRRESKWNTRWGPGDKESDSWREKWSDSGKGGNGTPDKGTPAPYLSGHGKDINNHGKETEGDDHYSRSWRSNYTLGRGRGDSSHHQLQTPVKQPNMIGYGRIRAENGISSAPIGRGRFNSSMSSTNSDASRSLHLGFSHEKSDGASGDLSTIRYTRMKLLDIYRTTDIKSFRLSLDEFVEVPSLTQVEPLEPLAFSAPTSDESVIIKGIDKGEIVSSGASQLIKESSIGRTNTDAVSSRQNLDVVLPSADEMITKEVTRMESSSHYVVPQKSQSAGDHKYGSKFDRKDFSLEVASVESDMSSSHLQKDVEFKHNTAITSLLYRDGQWQDTDRVCFHSDTKSDSNNKRQSTEAMKESDSLISKDVLIARKLQSPSPEDLSLYYKDPQGQIQGPFSGSDLIGWFEAGYFGIDLQVRLAGSPADAPFSSLGDVMPHLRMKAGPPPGFGVVKHSVTLDESLKGKIVNPGSIHSGLGENVLKSGQRNMHDTATESQNRFLESLMSGNTSGSPSERFSLSRGMQEFGGSTSGRLPSVVGESGNDMNYLFAQARLLERQRSLLNPRSYWSEGDVSSIASKTDIISDSSVPHSKFMPSAGGSPPQILQSPQHVDLLSLLHPGADKPPSRSVNSGVPFRPNFLEAPTVNSPICGGVEFPADMLNMHYNQPMPSQIRLGVQQQGLQSANQPPLPHLITQHGDLSSCLVPPEKMLTSEINQDPRLSNLLQQQHLLSQLQLHSQIPAAQLPSLEKILLLQQQQKQEQQQLLMLQQQQQQQQHMLSKVLSSHQSHQQFGDPSYGQAPAAMSAGNAAVNHLMLQRTHEVLQMNQQRPVAYECSEQPSYYPNVNMQGTLDVNSVSSGSLSMCLPHQVFDQMSCSKESDTQFSLDNDDIPNPTTVEKPVMADSLTFLEAMKTSEELTSDLQKIDQSLGDAETDHKPPLISQTRAVPPFGSEALNNLDSVEGGQTSHDFVSSISDQVQNINISGHEVKEMVAEAQVKKASEKKLKKQKKSKTKISADPGKGLPKTVSSQRSSTDIEIVGTNANEVKSEVQADAEESLCGPSSGTGVEGSVASSTEHSESLRSQLLSSVNLVTAESKTEGEAESGVVGPLTSNSKVTSSQWAWKSSPGLKPKSLLEIQQEEQLRAQKETLLSEIDAVPTSARSPLPAPWSGLVTNLENKLNGDTKQAATSSVVNSENNLKSKSRKSQLHDLLAEEVLTKSSKEDTELFVSRAEGLLLPPPTPAGSDIDTSAVDDDDFVEAKDTRKARKKASKSKASGVKIPQSVGMAELSADPSPTEKAKGTCQVQQEKELLPALPKGPSLGDFVLWKGDQVSSAPPPAWSLDSRKLHRPMSLRDIQMEQEKRSGTVQQQISIPTPAKLQSNHASRGNGSSRQDSGSFPSNTASSIHLVSQVSTQTKSRSEDDLFWGPSEQSKPEPKKQLVKGTPSKGASGAGSGQKPSGNRPVDHSLSASPGPVVSVSKGRSVATTKNSEAVEFRDWCVNEWVRLTGTSDTSFLEFCVKQSTSEAEVLLRENLGSLDRNHEFIDNFLNYKEFLAPDVLEIAFQPQKSRNTSVHNTSLRSSNTATDAEEGLEDGLDGPSKGRGKKKGKKGQKMNPSILGFNVVSNRIMKGEIQSIDD; from the exons ATGGCCGACCTCAGCAATGCCGATGGCCGCCGCGAACTCACCGTGGACCCCTCGCCGCACCAGACCGTAAAAG ACATGCAAGGCTCTGACAATTCTATACCTCTTTCTCCTCAATGGCTTATATCAAAGGCTGTTGATAAG GAATTAGGCTCTCATCATGACAATAGACCAGATGCTGTGAAGGCATTAGGAGCTGGTGAAGACTTGTCTAATACTGGAAAGAGAAATGATGTTTTCAGGCCAGTCTTGCATAACCTAGAACCTGGGCGCCGAGATCGCTGGCATGATGAAGAAAGGGAAACTAGTTCCGCCATTCGACGAGACCGTTGGAGGGAGGGGGACAAAGAGCCTGGTGATTCTCGTAGGATAGAGCGATGGTCTGAAAATACATTCAGGCATTCTGGAGAAACACGCCGAATTCCGTCCGAAAGGTGGAATGATTCAGGTAACAAGGAAAGTGACCAGCGCCGTGAGAGCAAGTGGAACACACGCTGGGGGCCGGGTGATAAGGAGTCTGATAGCTGGCGTGAGAAGTGGTCAGACTCCGGCAAAGGTGGTAATGGAACTCCTGACAAAGGAACACCTGCGCCCTATCTTAGCGGTCATGGCAAGGACATAAACAACCATGGAAAGGAGACAGAAGGAGATGACCATTATTCTCGTTCATGGAGGTCCAACTATACGTTGGGCCGTGGAAGGGGAGATTCTTCTCACCACCAATTGCAGACACCTGTCAAACAGCCCAATATGATTGGCTACGGTAGAATAAGAGCAGAAAATGGGATATCATCTGCGCCTATTGGTCGAGGAAGGTTTAATTCTAGCATGAGCAGCACAAATAGTGATGCTTCACGTTCCCTTCACTTGGGTTTTTCTCATGAGAAGTCAGATGGTGCATCCGGAGACCTTTCAACTATAAGATATACTAGGATGAAATTGCTGGATATATACCGGACAACTGATATAAAAAGTTTTAGATTGTCATTAGATGAGTTTGTTGAAGTACCTTCCCTGACACAAGTTGAACCTCTGGAGCCTTTGGCTTTTTCTGCTCCGACTTCTGATGAATCG GTTATCATCAAGGGAATCGACAAGGGAGAAATTGTGAGCAGTGGTGCTTCTCAGCTTATAAAGGAAAGCTCCATTGGGAGGACTAACACAGATGCTGTCTCATCACGGCAAA ATCTAGATGTGGTTCTTCCTAGTGCAGATGAGATGATTACTAAAGAAGTAACCAGGATGGAAAGTTCATCTCATTATGTTGTCCCACAGAAATCTCAGTCAGCTGGAGACCATAAATATGGTTCTAAATTTGATAGGAaagatttttctttagaagttgCATCAGTAGAGTCAGATATGAGTTCATCCCATCTGCAGAAAGATGTGGAATTTAAGCATAATACAGCTATTACCTCTTTATTATACAGAGATGGCCAATGGCAAGACACCGACAGAGTTTGTTTTCATTCAGATACAAAAAGTGATTCCAATAATAAAAGGCAATCAACTGAAGCTATGAAGGAAAGTGATAGTTTGATTTCCAAGGATGTGTTGATTGCCAGGAAGCTGCAGTCACCTTCTCCAGAAGATCTTTCTTTGTACTATAAAGATCCTCAAGGTCAAATTCAAGGTCCTTTTTCTGGAAGTGATCTTATTGGATGGTTTGAAGCAGGATATTTTGGTATTGATTTGCAAGTACGACTTGCGGGTTCTCCAGCTGATGCACCTTTTTCATCACTTGGGGATGTAATGCCACACCTACGGATGAAGGCAGGGCCACCACCTGGATTTGGCGTTGTGAAACACAGTGTTACATTGGACGAATCTCTTAAGGGAAAAATTGTTAATCCTGGTAGCATTCATTCAGGTCTTGGCGAAAATGTTCTTAAGAGTGGACAGAGAAACATGCATGACACTGCAACTGAATCACAGAATCGGTTTTTGGAGTCGTTAATGTCTGGTAACACGAGTGGTTCACCTTCAGAAAGGTTTTCTCTTAGTCGAG GTATGCAAGAATTTGGAGGGAGCACATCTGGCCGATTGCCCTCTGTGGTAGGAGAAAGTGGGAACGATATGAATTACCTCTTTGCCCAAGCCAGGTTGTTGGAGAGGCAAAGGTCATTACTGAATCCTCGTTCATATTGGTCAGAGGGTGATGTATCATCAATTGCTTCAAAAACAGATATAATCTCAGATTCTTCTGTGCCCCATTCTAAATTCATGCCTTCGGCTGGGGGCTCTCCCCCTCAAATTCTTCAGTCTCCTCAGCATGTTGACTTGTTGTCCTTACTGCATCCTGGAGCAGATAAGCCTCCTTCACGGTCTGTTAATTCTGGTGTGCCTTTTCGTCCAAACTTTTTAGAAGCACCAACTGTAAACAGCCCTATTTGTGGTGGTGTTGAGTTTCCAGCTGACATGTTAAACATGCATTATAATCAACCTATGCCTTCCCAGATCAGGTTAGGAGTTCAGCAGCAGGGTTTGCAATCTGCTAATCAGCCACCATTGCCTCATTTAATCACACAACATGGTGATCTTTCGTCTTGCTTAGTTCCACCCGAGAAAATGCTAACTTCTGAGATAAACCAGGATCCTCGTTTGTCGAATTTATTGCAACAACAGCATCTGCTGTCACAGCTACAGTTGCATTCTCAGATTCCTGCTGCTCAACTCCCTTCTCTGGAAAAGATCTTGTTGCTCCAGCAGCAGCAAAAGCAAGAGCAGCAGCAGCTCTTGAtgcttcagcagcagcagcagcagcagcagcatatgCTTTCGAAGGTCCTATCTAGTCATCAGTCTCATCAACAGTTTGGTGATCCTTCTTATGGACAGGCACCTGCTGCCATGTCAGCAGGTAATGCTGCTGTCAATCATCTTATGCTTCAAAGAACACATGAGGTACTTCAGATGAATCAGCAGAGGCCTGTTGCATATGAGTGTTCCGAGCAACCATCTTACTATCCGAATGTTAATATGCAAGGCACGCTGGATGTCAATTCTGTAAGCTCTGGATCTCTGTCCATGTGCTTACCACATCAGGTCTTTGACCAAATGTCTTGTTCAAAAGAATCAGATACTCAATTTTCACTGGATAATGATGATATTCCTAACCCTACTACTGTAGAAAAACCAGTGATGGCAGATAGTTTGACTTTCTTAGAGGCTATGAAGACATCTGAGGAACTAACTTCTGATCTCCAAAAGATCGATCAAAGCTTGGGTGATGCTGAGACAGACCATAAGCCACCATTGATATCTCAGACTCGAGCAGTGCCACCATTTGGTTCTGAAGCCCTGAATAATTTGGATTCTGTCGAGGGTGGTCAAACATCTCATGATTTTGTATCATCTATCTctgatcaagtacaaaatataaatatttctggCCATGAAGTTAAAGAAATGGTTGCAGAGGCACAAGTTAAAAAGGCTTctgaaaagaaattaaaaaagcaGAAGAAATCCAAGACAAAGATATCTGCAGACCCTGGTAAAGGATTGCCTAAGACGGTTTCCAGCCAAAGATCAAGTACTGACATTGAAATTGTTGGTACAAATGCTAATGAGGTTAAATCTGAAGTGCAAGCAGATGCTGAAGAGTCTCTCTGTGGGCCTTCATCTGGAACAGGAGTTGAAGGTTCTGTTGCATCCTCCACCGAGCATTCTGAATCTCTGAGATCACAGTTGTTATCCTCCGTGAATCTTGTAACTGCTGAATCTAAAACCGAAGGAGAAGCTGAATCTGGAGTGGTGGGGCCACTGACATCCAATTCAAAGGTAACTTCATCTCAGTGGGCATGGAAATCCTCTCCAGGTCTCAAGCCTAAGTCACTTTTGGAGATACAACAGGAGGAACAGCTGAGAGCACAGAAAGAAACATTGCTTTCTGAAATTGATGCAGTTCCTACATCTGCAAGAAGTCCACTGCCAGCTCCTTGGTCAGGGTTAGTCACCAACTTGGAAAATAAATTGAATGGTGATACCAAACAAGCTGCAACAAGTTCCGTGGTTAACTCTGAAAATAATCTGAAGTCGAAGAGCAGGAAAAGTCAGCTGCATGATTTATTGGCTGAAGAAGTTTTGACCAAATCAAGTAAAGAAGACACAGAGCTTTTTGTTAGTCGTGCTGAGGGTTTACTTCTACCACCTCCGACACCAGCTGGGTCCGACATTGATACATCTGctgttgatgatgatgactttgttgAGGCTAAAGATACTAGAAAAGCCCGCAAGAAAGCATCAAAGTCAAAAGCTTCAGGAGTTAAGATCCCACAATCAGTTGGTATGGCTGAATTGTCTGCAGATCCGTCTCCTACTGAAAAGGCTAAAGGTACATGTCAGGTTCAACAAGAGAAAGAATTGTTGCCTGCTCTACCCAAGGGTCCATCTTTAGGagattttgttctttggaagggggatcAGGTAAGCTCTGCTCCTCCTCCAGCTTGGTCTCTGGACTCGAGGAAGCTTCACAGGCCGATGTCATTAAGAGACATTCAAATGGAGCAAGAGAAGAGGTCTGGAACCGTGCAGCAACAAATTTCAATACCAACTCCTGCAAAGCTCCAATCAAACCATGCTAGCCGTGGAAATGGGTCTTCTAGGCAGGATTCTGGATCATTTCCATCCAACACTGCATCATCCATTCATCTCGTTTCACAAGTTTCAACTCAGACAAAATCTAGGTCTGAAGATGATCTATTTTGGGGACCTAGTGAGCAATCAAAACCAGAACCCAAGAA GCAACTGGTTAAGGGCACTCCTTCAAAAGGAGCTTCTGGAGCAGGATCAGGTCAGAAGCCATCAGGAAACAGACCTGTGGATCATTCTCTTTCAGCCTCACCTGGGCCAGTTGTGTCGGTTTCAAAGGGTAGGAGTGTTGCCACAACAAAGAACTCAG AAGCAGTGGAATTCAGGGACTGGTGCGTGAATGAGTGGGTCCGTCTTACGGGAACAAGTG ATACAAGTTTTCTGGAATTTTGCGTAAAGCAATCAACTTCAGAGGCAGAAGTGCTACTGAGAGAAAATCTTGGTTCTTTGGACCGCAACCACGAGTTCATTGACAATTTTCTCAACTACAAGGAATTCTTGGCACCGGATGTCCTCGAAATTGCCTTCCAGCCACAGAAGTCCCGAAACACATCTGTACATAATACATCTCTTCGGAGTTCCAACACTGCTACTGATGCCGAGGAAGGCTTAGAGGATGGGTTAGATGGGCCATCCAAAGGACGGGGGaagaaaaaggggaagaaagggcaGAAGATGAACCCATCTATCTTAGGATTTAACGTAGTCAGCAACCGGATAATGAAGGGTGAAATCCAGAGCATCGATGATTAG
- the LOC135605988 gene encoding protein ESSENTIAL FOR POTEXVIRUS ACCUMULATION 1-like isoform X3 has translation MADLSNADGRRELTVDPSPHQTVKDMQGSDNSIPLSPQWLISKAVDKELGSHHDNRPDAVKALGAGEDLSNTGKRNDVFRPVLHNLEPGRRDRWHDEERETSSAIRRDRWREGDKEPGDSRRIERWSENTFRHSGETRRIPSERWNDSGNKESDQRRESKWNTRWGPGDKESDSWREKWSDSGKGGNGTPDKGTPAPYLSGHGKDINNHGKETEGDDHYSRSWRSNYTLGRGRGDSSHHQLQTPVKQPNMIGYGRIRAENGISSAPIGRGRFNSSMSSTNSDASRSLHLGFSHEKSDGASGDLSTIRYTRMKLLDIYRTTDIKSFRLSLDEFVEVPSLTQVEPLEPLAFSAPTSDESVIIKGIDKGEIVSSGASQLIKESSIGRTNTDAVSSRQSKLDLDVVLPSADEMITKEVTRMESSSHYVVPQKSQSAGDHKYGSKFDRKDFSLEVASVESDMSSSHLQKDVEFKHNTAITSLLYRDGQWQDTDRVCFHSDTKSDSNNKRQSTEAMKESDSLISKDVLIARKLQSPSPEDLSLYYKDPQGQIQGPFSGSDLIGWFEAGYFGIDLQVRLAGSPADAPFSSLGDVMPHLRMKAGPPPGFGVVKHSVTLDESLKGKIVNPGSIHSGLGENVLKSGQRNMHDTATESQNRFLESLMSGNTSGSPSERFSLSRGMQEFGGSTSGRLPSVVGESGNDMNYLFAQARLLERQRSLLNPRSYWSEGDVSSIASKTDIISDSSVPHSKFMPSAGGSPPQILQSPQHVDLLSLLHPGADKPPSRSVNSGVPFRPNFLEAPTVNSPICGGVEFPADMLNMHYNQPMPSQIRLGVQQQGLQSANQPPLPHLITQHGDLSSCLVPPEKMLTSEINQDPRLSNLLQQQHLLSQLQLHSQIPAAQLPSLEKILLLQQQQKQEQQQLLMLQQQQQQQQHMLSKVLSSHQSHQQFGDPSYGQAPAAMSAGNAAVNHLMLQRTHEVLQMNQQRPVAYECSEQPSYYPNVNMQGTLDVNSVSSGSLSMCLPHQVFDQMSCSKESDTQFSLDNDDIPNPTTVEKPVMADSLTFLEAMKTSEELTSDLQKIDQSLGDAETDHKPPLISQTRAVPPFGSEALNNLDSVEGGQTSHDFVSSISDQVQNINISGHEVKEMVAEAQVKKASEKKLKKQKKSKTKISADPGKGLPKTVSSQRSSTDIEIVGTNANEVKSEVQADAEESLCGPSSGTGVEGSVASSTEHSESLRSQLLSSVNLVTAESKTEGEAESGVVGPLTSNSKVTSSQWAWKSSPGLKPKSLLEIQQEEQLRAQKETLLSEIDAVPTSARSPLPAPWSGLVTNLENKLNGDTKQAATSSVVNSENNLKSKSRKSQLHDLLAEEVLTKSSKEDTELFVSRAEGLLLPPPTPAGSDIDTSAVDDDDFVEAKDTRKARKKASKSKASGVKIPQSVGMAELSADPSPTEKAKGTCQVQQEKELLPALPKGPSLGDFVLWKGDQVSSAPPPAWSLDSRKLHRPMSLRDIQMEQEKRSGTVQQQISIPTPAKLQSNHASRGNGSSRQDSGSFPSNTASSIHLVSQVSTQTKSRSEDDLFWGPSEQSKPEPKKQLVKGTPSKGASGAGSGQKPSGNRPVDHSLSASPGPVVSVSKEAVEFRDWCVNEWVRLTGTSDTSFLEFCVKQSTSEAEVLLRENLGSLDRNHEFIDNFLNYKEFLAPDVLEIAFQPQKSRNTSVHNTSLRSSNTATDAEEGLEDGLDGPSKGRGKKKGKKGQKMNPSILGFNVVSNRIMKGEIQSIDD, from the exons ATGGCCGACCTCAGCAATGCCGATGGCCGCCGCGAACTCACCGTGGACCCCTCGCCGCACCAGACCGTAAAAG ACATGCAAGGCTCTGACAATTCTATACCTCTTTCTCCTCAATGGCTTATATCAAAGGCTGTTGATAAG GAATTAGGCTCTCATCATGACAATAGACCAGATGCTGTGAAGGCATTAGGAGCTGGTGAAGACTTGTCTAATACTGGAAAGAGAAATGATGTTTTCAGGCCAGTCTTGCATAACCTAGAACCTGGGCGCCGAGATCGCTGGCATGATGAAGAAAGGGAAACTAGTTCCGCCATTCGACGAGACCGTTGGAGGGAGGGGGACAAAGAGCCTGGTGATTCTCGTAGGATAGAGCGATGGTCTGAAAATACATTCAGGCATTCTGGAGAAACACGCCGAATTCCGTCCGAAAGGTGGAATGATTCAGGTAACAAGGAAAGTGACCAGCGCCGTGAGAGCAAGTGGAACACACGCTGGGGGCCGGGTGATAAGGAGTCTGATAGCTGGCGTGAGAAGTGGTCAGACTCCGGCAAAGGTGGTAATGGAACTCCTGACAAAGGAACACCTGCGCCCTATCTTAGCGGTCATGGCAAGGACATAAACAACCATGGAAAGGAGACAGAAGGAGATGACCATTATTCTCGTTCATGGAGGTCCAACTATACGTTGGGCCGTGGAAGGGGAGATTCTTCTCACCACCAATTGCAGACACCTGTCAAACAGCCCAATATGATTGGCTACGGTAGAATAAGAGCAGAAAATGGGATATCATCTGCGCCTATTGGTCGAGGAAGGTTTAATTCTAGCATGAGCAGCACAAATAGTGATGCTTCACGTTCCCTTCACTTGGGTTTTTCTCATGAGAAGTCAGATGGTGCATCCGGAGACCTTTCAACTATAAGATATACTAGGATGAAATTGCTGGATATATACCGGACAACTGATATAAAAAGTTTTAGATTGTCATTAGATGAGTTTGTTGAAGTACCTTCCCTGACACAAGTTGAACCTCTGGAGCCTTTGGCTTTTTCTGCTCCGACTTCTGATGAATCG GTTATCATCAAGGGAATCGACAAGGGAGAAATTGTGAGCAGTGGTGCTTCTCAGCTTATAAAGGAAAGCTCCATTGGGAGGACTAACACAGATGCTGTCTCATCACGGCAAAGTAAATTAG ATCTAGATGTGGTTCTTCCTAGTGCAGATGAGATGATTACTAAAGAAGTAACCAGGATGGAAAGTTCATCTCATTATGTTGTCCCACAGAAATCTCAGTCAGCTGGAGACCATAAATATGGTTCTAAATTTGATAGGAaagatttttctttagaagttgCATCAGTAGAGTCAGATATGAGTTCATCCCATCTGCAGAAAGATGTGGAATTTAAGCATAATACAGCTATTACCTCTTTATTATACAGAGATGGCCAATGGCAAGACACCGACAGAGTTTGTTTTCATTCAGATACAAAAAGTGATTCCAATAATAAAAGGCAATCAACTGAAGCTATGAAGGAAAGTGATAGTTTGATTTCCAAGGATGTGTTGATTGCCAGGAAGCTGCAGTCACCTTCTCCAGAAGATCTTTCTTTGTACTATAAAGATCCTCAAGGTCAAATTCAAGGTCCTTTTTCTGGAAGTGATCTTATTGGATGGTTTGAAGCAGGATATTTTGGTATTGATTTGCAAGTACGACTTGCGGGTTCTCCAGCTGATGCACCTTTTTCATCACTTGGGGATGTAATGCCACACCTACGGATGAAGGCAGGGCCACCACCTGGATTTGGCGTTGTGAAACACAGTGTTACATTGGACGAATCTCTTAAGGGAAAAATTGTTAATCCTGGTAGCATTCATTCAGGTCTTGGCGAAAATGTTCTTAAGAGTGGACAGAGAAACATGCATGACACTGCAACTGAATCACAGAATCGGTTTTTGGAGTCGTTAATGTCTGGTAACACGAGTGGTTCACCTTCAGAAAGGTTTTCTCTTAGTCGAG GTATGCAAGAATTTGGAGGGAGCACATCTGGCCGATTGCCCTCTGTGGTAGGAGAAAGTGGGAACGATATGAATTACCTCTTTGCCCAAGCCAGGTTGTTGGAGAGGCAAAGGTCATTACTGAATCCTCGTTCATATTGGTCAGAGGGTGATGTATCATCAATTGCTTCAAAAACAGATATAATCTCAGATTCTTCTGTGCCCCATTCTAAATTCATGCCTTCGGCTGGGGGCTCTCCCCCTCAAATTCTTCAGTCTCCTCAGCATGTTGACTTGTTGTCCTTACTGCATCCTGGAGCAGATAAGCCTCCTTCACGGTCTGTTAATTCTGGTGTGCCTTTTCGTCCAAACTTTTTAGAAGCACCAACTGTAAACAGCCCTATTTGTGGTGGTGTTGAGTTTCCAGCTGACATGTTAAACATGCATTATAATCAACCTATGCCTTCCCAGATCAGGTTAGGAGTTCAGCAGCAGGGTTTGCAATCTGCTAATCAGCCACCATTGCCTCATTTAATCACACAACATGGTGATCTTTCGTCTTGCTTAGTTCCACCCGAGAAAATGCTAACTTCTGAGATAAACCAGGATCCTCGTTTGTCGAATTTATTGCAACAACAGCATCTGCTGTCACAGCTACAGTTGCATTCTCAGATTCCTGCTGCTCAACTCCCTTCTCTGGAAAAGATCTTGTTGCTCCAGCAGCAGCAAAAGCAAGAGCAGCAGCAGCTCTTGAtgcttcagcagcagcagcagcagcagcagcatatgCTTTCGAAGGTCCTATCTAGTCATCAGTCTCATCAACAGTTTGGTGATCCTTCTTATGGACAGGCACCTGCTGCCATGTCAGCAGGTAATGCTGCTGTCAATCATCTTATGCTTCAAAGAACACATGAGGTACTTCAGATGAATCAGCAGAGGCCTGTTGCATATGAGTGTTCCGAGCAACCATCTTACTATCCGAATGTTAATATGCAAGGCACGCTGGATGTCAATTCTGTAAGCTCTGGATCTCTGTCCATGTGCTTACCACATCAGGTCTTTGACCAAATGTCTTGTTCAAAAGAATCAGATACTCAATTTTCACTGGATAATGATGATATTCCTAACCCTACTACTGTAGAAAAACCAGTGATGGCAGATAGTTTGACTTTCTTAGAGGCTATGAAGACATCTGAGGAACTAACTTCTGATCTCCAAAAGATCGATCAAAGCTTGGGTGATGCTGAGACAGACCATAAGCCACCATTGATATCTCAGACTCGAGCAGTGCCACCATTTGGTTCTGAAGCCCTGAATAATTTGGATTCTGTCGAGGGTGGTCAAACATCTCATGATTTTGTATCATCTATCTctgatcaagtacaaaatataaatatttctggCCATGAAGTTAAAGAAATGGTTGCAGAGGCACAAGTTAAAAAGGCTTctgaaaagaaattaaaaaagcaGAAGAAATCCAAGACAAAGATATCTGCAGACCCTGGTAAAGGATTGCCTAAGACGGTTTCCAGCCAAAGATCAAGTACTGACATTGAAATTGTTGGTACAAATGCTAATGAGGTTAAATCTGAAGTGCAAGCAGATGCTGAAGAGTCTCTCTGTGGGCCTTCATCTGGAACAGGAGTTGAAGGTTCTGTTGCATCCTCCACCGAGCATTCTGAATCTCTGAGATCACAGTTGTTATCCTCCGTGAATCTTGTAACTGCTGAATCTAAAACCGAAGGAGAAGCTGAATCTGGAGTGGTGGGGCCACTGACATCCAATTCAAAGGTAACTTCATCTCAGTGGGCATGGAAATCCTCTCCAGGTCTCAAGCCTAAGTCACTTTTGGAGATACAACAGGAGGAACAGCTGAGAGCACAGAAAGAAACATTGCTTTCTGAAATTGATGCAGTTCCTACATCTGCAAGAAGTCCACTGCCAGCTCCTTGGTCAGGGTTAGTCACCAACTTGGAAAATAAATTGAATGGTGATACCAAACAAGCTGCAACAAGTTCCGTGGTTAACTCTGAAAATAATCTGAAGTCGAAGAGCAGGAAAAGTCAGCTGCATGATTTATTGGCTGAAGAAGTTTTGACCAAATCAAGTAAAGAAGACACAGAGCTTTTTGTTAGTCGTGCTGAGGGTTTACTTCTACCACCTCCGACACCAGCTGGGTCCGACATTGATACATCTGctgttgatgatgatgactttgttgAGGCTAAAGATACTAGAAAAGCCCGCAAGAAAGCATCAAAGTCAAAAGCTTCAGGAGTTAAGATCCCACAATCAGTTGGTATGGCTGAATTGTCTGCAGATCCGTCTCCTACTGAAAAGGCTAAAGGTACATGTCAGGTTCAACAAGAGAAAGAATTGTTGCCTGCTCTACCCAAGGGTCCATCTTTAGGagattttgttctttggaagggggatcAGGTAAGCTCTGCTCCTCCTCCAGCTTGGTCTCTGGACTCGAGGAAGCTTCACAGGCCGATGTCATTAAGAGACATTCAAATGGAGCAAGAGAAGAGGTCTGGAACCGTGCAGCAACAAATTTCAATACCAACTCCTGCAAAGCTCCAATCAAACCATGCTAGCCGTGGAAATGGGTCTTCTAGGCAGGATTCTGGATCATTTCCATCCAACACTGCATCATCCATTCATCTCGTTTCACAAGTTTCAACTCAGACAAAATCTAGGTCTGAAGATGATCTATTTTGGGGACCTAGTGAGCAATCAAAACCAGAACCCAAGAA GCAACTGGTTAAGGGCACTCCTTCAAAAGGAGCTTCTGGAGCAGGATCAGGTCAGAAGCCATCAGGAAACAGACCTGTGGATCATTCTCTTTCAGCCTCACCTGGGCCAGTTGTGTCGGTTTCAAAGG AAGCAGTGGAATTCAGGGACTGGTGCGTGAATGAGTGGGTCCGTCTTACGGGAACAAGTG ATACAAGTTTTCTGGAATTTTGCGTAAAGCAATCAACTTCAGAGGCAGAAGTGCTACTGAGAGAAAATCTTGGTTCTTTGGACCGCAACCACGAGTTCATTGACAATTTTCTCAACTACAAGGAATTCTTGGCACCGGATGTCCTCGAAATTGCCTTCCAGCCACAGAAGTCCCGAAACACATCTGTACATAATACATCTCTTCGGAGTTCCAACACTGCTACTGATGCCGAGGAAGGCTTAGAGGATGGGTTAGATGGGCCATCCAAAGGACGGGGGaagaaaaaggggaagaaagggcaGAAGATGAACCCATCTATCTTAGGATTTAACGTAGTCAGCAACCGGATAATGAAGGGTGAAATCCAGAGCATCGATGATTAG